The Dioscorea cayenensis subsp. rotundata cultivar TDr96_F1 chromosome 8, TDr96_F1_v2_PseudoChromosome.rev07_lg8_w22 25.fasta, whole genome shotgun sequence genome segment AATATCgttagctttgcacaagtcagaacatatgagtgtgactgtctttgtacccctccaatttgcatgttcacttgagcacaacggaggttggcacacactcacatgtctttgagcacaacttgtgtcctcacgtttgttcactctaagatttcatcaacaaagtgcatccatgatctactttggttactttctttcattaatgtctccacaaccctatatgcacaaaagtaacacaaatacacatatatgagcgataaaatctgagaaaagtaatgctcaatgtaagaaaagaatacttcatattactattacacaagcgcTTATCATCCAACATCTCCTAAAccattttttcttcaattatgtttttctgAAAGGTAAGGTATCTGTAAGGTTTAACACTCACTGGATCAGTGTCTTCCTTCAAGATAATCTAATGGTAATGGGATCTAACAGGTGGTAGAGCATCAATCTCTTTGAAGACATCCTTGTAATTGTGCAATAGATTGTCTAGATGTAACTAATTATCTAGAGGTATCTTCTCTTATTTACTGCTACTGTCCACATTATCTCTCAATTTCCCATCCATCACTACCAATGAGCATAACTGAATCTTCAGAATTCTATAGAAGGTTGTAGTGATTTTACTAGGgccttgacaacgccccttgcgtatgtcccgcaagtgcacgggtttgtcgagtaataaaatccaaggtgagttggtatcgtatccacaagaagtaggtaataaaaatacttaaattgtttcttaaccaagtgaaagatgaataatggttttgttaacaagatgtaatgtaacaagaataaaattgacaagaaagagaagcacaagtaaaggggaggtaaggcaatcgatataaatggggtactcggatattgttccgcctaggacgatcggttcaagtgcaaagccctctattatgctactttcaatacatggtcccaaatctagggtcaaccatgcctgactctatacatgtcccggaggagaaatcgaacaatctcaacacctcgcactcgtacagaatcacaatgagttctagggattccaaatgataaatccttttcctagatgtagacctaaccctttggtccaggtggaaggtccctagtcaaaattaagccctaggtgctaaaatcacttcaacgcttcactctattgcctctgcaactaaaccccagtgaaaggttatcccttagaccattcactctactatgaccgcaaagaactcgaggaaatggaggtaggataaatcacactggaggggaaaggggacgctccgctacctctcgactcatcttctcaaccctccccaatctaactttgtctaactctcgtggtgtgtcactcactcataagggtttctaataagaactctcaaccttagtgtcactctgagggagtattcattcaatcagacatttaagattggaactcaattaaagcatcaattaatgaaagcataataaaaggtttaatgaaacaaatatatcctaggattcataaatccaagtacccattagggggtttagctctccatggagctagttacaatcaacaatgaaatcaaatgtaaaagcaagtaatccatagaaaaccccctcgatagtcgtgacgatagtcttgtggagaagcctcgactcttccaaaggtctctttgttcggcctaggatacacctcgcaggatccatgccgacgaaagctctcccactaaccttctttcaaataGAGTGcaatgtcaaagccgtagaacctctccaaatcccttgccaatacctttGAAAACCCTAtccgccaccctctctcaagttggggaaaagatggtgaaaagaatcctgaaatcggttctgaaatcggccttaaatagggctggaatcgggcatccacaggcccatgtggattctccatataggcctgtggaaattccatacgggcgtggataatgtccacacgcccgtgtggattctctgaacttcactttttcagGCGACTGTGAACAGAACCTGCTACAGCAACGTCCTGAAAAGCTCttgaatctatgttttcatcgaggtaatgtaaacgggcacacatttacgtcatatatcaccttgcttcttcaataaatgacttcattggtgaagatcttgctatcttttttttaaaatttttttttattattatcatcattattattgttattttatatattgtctTTATctagtttgatatatatataataaaatatattatctgatttgattattatatatatttttattattattattttatcttattattatttatatatcttttatctgacttaatctattaattaattaattatttatttattttattattattattattattattattattattattattattatttatctgatatatatattttttttatctgatttgaattgaattgttttattgttattattttttttattaatttaatttaatatattattatgttttatctaattgtattattattattattattattattattatttgatatgattttattatatttacttaatatagatttttatctgatttaatttattttattttattttaatttgattttatttgacttattattattattatattattttattattatttttaatcatttttatttatttattttattttattttacttcgtgatttgtattcatgGCTGATTTTGGGATTGAGGTCGCCTCCAGTGCTCTTgagattttggtattttttttagatcgcctcgagatatgtattcTCAGCGGAtccaaaaatttgtttattttagatCGATTCGAGATCTGTGCACTTGGCTGATTTcgagatttatgtattttgaatattgtgGACCGCCtcaagatcggtgctctcagctgatcctgagatttgagtattttagaccgtcttgagatcggtgctctcgactagtcctgagatttgtgtattttggatattttggatcacctcgagatcagtgctctcggctgatcgtgatttttgtgtattttgagtattttagaccgccttcagatcggtgctcttagctgatcttaagatttgtgtattttagactgccttgagatctatgctctcagCTAgttttgagatttgtgtattttggatattttggatcacctcgagatcagtgctctcggctgatcgtgagatttgtgtattttgagtatttttagaccGCCTTGAGATCGAGTGCTCTTAGCTGATCTTAAGATTTGCGTATTTTAGACAGCcttgagatctatgctctcggctagttttgagatttgtgtattttggaccgcctcgagatctgtgctctcggctggtcttgagatttggatattttgaatattttggatcacctcgagatcggtgctctctgctgatcttgagatttcagtattttagaccgcctcgagatctgtgccctcggctgatcttgagatttggatattttgaatattttgtttaaattaggagatacatttaatttatttattatcattttcatttttttttatataaacaaatgcccccttcatacttctctcacgatgaaattttagtgagattgagtgagagaagtaggaacttcaaaactttttatatgtcatagccgaacatattttttattcatgaacATGAAACTTTAAGATAACATGGCGTGTATTTCATTATAGACAAATGTACATAAATGTTAATGTTTGCCTCAGGAAGTACGCATAATCGTACATGACCAgtctacctttttttttattttaagggaccagacattccgtcatagacaaacatTTTACATTATACATAGTACTTCTTTAGAAAACGACCATTAATAGGTGGCATGGGTCTTTCTCCTTCGTCGTCAATAAGTTGGTATGCACCTCCTTCATAGATGATCTCCACGACATACggaccttcccaatttgctttgaatttgcccccagcccgcttgttggtgatgataggTCTTCTGAGGACAAGAACCATTTCTCCTTTTGTAAATGTACGAAATCTGGCCAGCTTATTatatgcttgagacatttttgCTTTACAAACTTCAAGATTCTGCTGTACTTCTATcctttttttcatcaagagagtctaGTTCATCTAGGCGAAGTCGaatattatcttcatttgatatttcattctgCAACGCCATCCTTAATGAAggtatttgaatttcaagtggCAGGACTACTTCAGTTCCAAATACTAGAGAGTATGGTGTGCACTGTGTTGGAGTCCTATATGTGGTacgatatgcccatagcattTCGGGGAGTCTATCATGgcaatcttttttatttttagacacaGCCTTCTTTAGTAATTTTGTGAGAGTTTTGTTAAATGCTTCCGCCAACCCATTTGCTCTTgcattatagatggaggtataccTCCAGTCTATTTTATGATGTTGTGCAAATCTCCCAATTTTAAAGCTTCTAAAAGCGGGGCCATTatctgaaataattcttcttggagttccaaatctgGATAGGATATTTTTCTCGAAGAATTTTTATGATGTTCTCATTCTTTACTTCTTTTTAAAGGAATAGCCTCCGCCCATCCGGAGAAATAGTCTGCATAGTGACcaatatgaatcgatgcccGCACGATGATGGAGGCTCAATAAGACCAATCACATCTGTTCCCCATATCTTGAAAGGCCATGAAGAAACTGTGGGATGTAAGGGAttcggatgttgatgaataaaatcccaATGAATTTGACAAATATGGCATTTTTTGGCATATTCAATGCAATCTCTGACCATGGTTGGCCAATAATATCCCATGCGCTTAATCTTAAGTCGCATCTTAGGTCCGGATTGATGTGCACCACATATCCCAGAGTGTAcatcatgcatgacttcttttgcttcttcatatgaaagACATCGCAGGAGTAGCTGATCATATGATCTGCGGTACAACGTTTCATTAATGAGGGTAAATCTTAGGGCTATTCGCTTTATTTGAAGGCTTTCTGATTTGTCCCCTGGCAATTTATCATtcttcaaatattccatgaatggttgtctccaatcttcctcTGGTATCTCGAGGGTGAAGgcttccatcttttcttcaatattttcttcttcgaCATCACTGAGAATTGTACTtatgggtcttctatttcttatagTGATTTGAACTTCATCATGATCCGGATTTGCAAGCTCTTTTCGCTATTCTTGCCAAAGAATCGCTTCTCCATTTTTCCGATCTTGAAACCCCGCTCAACTGCACTTGGGggattttcttcattaaaattttgaccTTATagtatttaagaagttcagctTTATATACTTTGTACTCTCCTTCGACttgtttgatgatgagttgtgagtctccaaatatatggatacattgaatttccattttgattgccaattccaaaccagctatgagagcttcatattccgCTTCATTGTTTGTGCATGACTCTGTAAGGGAAAGTGCATATCTGAGGATTACTCCTTCAGGTGTGACAAACACAAGTCCTATCCCGGTTTTAATTTGTGGAAGCTCATACCTCAGTGCTGGCTTTATGGACgacgctccatcaaagtacAGTTGCCATTCTGCTTCTTCTACTGTAAGcgtctcttcatcagggagatcaTAATTAAGGGGTGAATCATCAAGGAGAGGATGCGCCGCCAAAAAATCTGCTAGTGCTTGCCCTTTAATAGCTTTTTGCGGAGTGTATGTTATATCAAACTCCATTAAGATCAGTACCCATTTTGCAAGTCTTCCTGTGAGTAATGGCCTTGTCATAAGATATTTGAGAGGATCAATTTTGGATATGAGGATAATTTTGTGTGCCAGCAAGTAGTGCCTCAATTTCTTCACTGCAAACACCAAGGCTAAACAATGCTTCTCAATGGGTgtatatttactctcagctcctaTCAACATTCTGCTGAggtaatataatgcattttccttgccatcttcattgttttgagCTAGCATGGCTCCCAATGATCCTTCTAAGGCAGCAgtatataggattagtggtttccCCGAAATTGGGGCCGCTAATACTGGTGGATTCAGCAAATACTGCTTTATATCTTCAAAAGCTTTCTGACATTCGGCATCCCACTTAAAAGgtgtatttttcttgaccaGCTTAGAAAAAGGCTTGCATCTTCCTGATAAGTTGGAAATGAATCTTCTGATATATGCCAAACGCCCTTGAAAAGAACGCAATTGCTTCAATGTTTGTGGAGGCGGCATTTCCATGATTGCCTTGATCTTAGAAGGATCTATCTCTATCCCTCGATGTCTCACAATAAAACCCAGAAACTTTACTGATAGGACTCCAAAAGCGCATTTCATTgggttcattttcaatttatgtTCTCTGAGGCGTATGAAAACGGTCCTCAGATCATCAAGATGTTTgtcttttgaatttgttttcacaaccagatcatctacatagcattcaATGACCTTATGAATCAAATCATCGaatattctggtcatagctctttgatatgttgcccccgcatttttcaagccaaatgGCATTACCCTGTAACAATATATGCCCATAGGTGTTCGAAAGGCAGTATGTTTCTCATCATCTGGgtgcatcttgatttgattataccctgagtatccatccataaaggagaacatctcaTACCCAGAGGTGTTAtcgatcatgatctccatgactggtaaaggaaaatcatctttgggacatgctttgttcAAATCTCTGAAATCAACGCATATCCTTATCTCgccattctttttttcttcacgTGGGACTATGCTCGGCAAACCCAATCTGggtatttttttcttccccGATAAAAATTtgcttctatcaacttttttgtttcttctatcactttttcttctaaaacaaatttcatctttcttggGGCCTGCTTGACTGGAGTAACATTGGGATCAATAGCTAATCTGTGAACAGCTACTTCATTCTCCAACCCTGGCATCTCATTATAATTCCAAGCAAAACAGtcaatatattctttcaaaagagccttgaaggattctttttgttcttctgtcAGTTGTGCACTTAAGAAAGTTGGTCTTCGGTCTTcatcacttcccaagttgatttcaattaactcatcaattgttgcttgaccACCATCCTCTAATTCAGGTGGTGCACTTTTCATCTTAACAACTTCTTCTTCTGTAGACTCCATCATGTAACACGAATATCTGGAAGGTTCAGAATAACCTACCCCTCTCTTGTCAGGATGGGAATGGttccataattgatgaaaattttgatatgatttctttGACCAGTTTATTTTGCACCCAAACTCTTCAACTATCCTCTTGAGTTGTTTAGGATACTGGCTTGGAAAGTTTATAGGTTGGATTTCACTATCCTCTTCTTGTTCAATGTGTATAATgtcatcatttgaaattttgttatttttaactcTGTAGAAGAGAATGCCTCTTCCATCCATATTTCGAGCTAGCACATAGAATGTCTTCAATTGCTCAACTGTGTCAACCTTCAAATCATCTAGGGATTTACAGAGGCCATCTGGAACCCTTGTGATATGCAATGTGCTTTCTTGGGCAGACCTTCTAGTTTGACTTGTGTCATTTTCATCTCCTGAAGATTCAGTATCACTGCCATAGTGAGGCAATGctgattctttctttttagaTATTGACATAGCATTAGATTGTTTTGCCAAAGTCTTTTCCATCAAGTTCGATATTTTGCCCCCTTTGGAGATACCAAGGTAGTATTTGGTATCCTCATAATGTATTTCATGGACACCAAAAGGTTGAATTTCACCATCAATTCTGTGTTCTTCTCCATCCACCATATATTTCATGCATTGATGAAGGGTTGAAGGGACCATCCGGTTTTCATGGATCCATGGCCTACCCAACAAAGCTTTATATGAGGCATCCGCATCAATTACATGGAACTTCACATCAGATAtgatctttccaaacttgagtgGGAGAGTTATAGATCCCAATGCTTTCTGACTATGTTGATTAAAGCCTTGAATAATGATCCTTTCTGGAGATAAATGACATATTTCCAGAGCTAATGCTCGAAGAGTATGGAGGGTCATTAGGTTTAAGGAAGACCCTGGATCAATAAGAATTCGATTGATCTTTATGCCGTCACAAGACCCTGTCACATACAATGGTCTATTATGCTCTACAGTTCCAAGTAGTAAGTCTTCATCGGTGAATGATATTGAAACTGTATGTGTTGCATACATAGCCTCTGTCATATTAATTTCAGCAAAATAAGCCTGATACTCCTCAGGgttttgtagggcatgtattaaagattcCCTGACTTCTGTTGACATCATCAGTGCATCATTCATGCTAAGTAAAGCCGGGACTTTCTTCAGGTGTGCCAAGATATTATAATCTGGTTTCTTCAGTGGTTTCTTTGGTAAGACATTCTCCTCTTCTAtcatcttctctttatttttatcattggaGCTAGAAGCTTGTCTTGATTGGAGTAACTTGCCAGTTCTAAGTTACATTTGATGTACATGGCAGGATACTTCATCCTCTTAATCTGGAAAGTTCAGCTCATCATCAGTACCTTCCAAACATGTTATGGCACAACAAACACCTCTCACTTCGAAATAATCATCAGTTAACTTCAAATTTCCCAAGGAAACTTGCTTTTGTAGCCATTCTTGAAAATTTCGACAATCTTCAATAGTGTGTCCCATAACTCTatgatatggacaataatttGGGTAGCTGTCCAAATACATCAAGCATGACCTTTTGGGCTTAGGTAAATCTAGCCCTTCTTCCATGGCTCGATTAAAaatctctcttcttttgttttttctgatTTCAATGATTGAAGGAATGGATTTACCCTTAGCATTTTCTATTGAGAACGTCGGCTTcataatttttgaatcaacattaTCGCTTGTCGACTCTGGAGGATATATCCCAGATTCATCCCATTTATTATCAGCAATACGCAGTTGCATTAGCCTATCAGCTGATTCCTCTGTCACTCTTCGTATGAAAgaaggaatttctttagcaggcatcacttttctcaagattttatattttggtgtctTTGGAGTATAGTATTGATTCTTTGACTTTTCTGAATGGTGTGGCTCTAAGAGTTTGGCATTtgccttctttactctttctCTGAATGccatcttctttttctgcttcttgTTAATATAAGGCCGACCATGGCAATCATACAGTTCTTCTGACTCAGAAAAACTATCACCATCATCATTTTGGTTATATATGGGGTATTCACCTGCAGAAATAGCCCTACAAGTTTCCACTTGCAtcgtttcatcattttcttcatctaattCCTCAAGTAGCTCTTTCACTTCCTCAGCGAAATACTCTTTAAGAGTGATCAACACCCTTTCCTTctgttcatattcttcaagtgattcaatatattgttctatgatggatttcttgtgttttgagtGCCCGCGTTTTTgccttttcttcttatttttcttcttggtttgcTTTACTGGAAGTCCCTCAGGAGGTTTCTCAACATTTCTCCACTTGATCCCTGGAAGCTcagccaacttcttcaacattttcttcgACTTTTTGGATATGAATACCTCCCACAATTCTTCTGGAACAGAAGGAGGTTTACCATCAAATACAGAcgggagtattattttattaccCACCACTGTGATTTCCCCTTGGGATAATCCCTCATAGTCTGGGGTAGTCACATAATGGACATGTTCAGCAGGCTGTTCCATGAGAACACTCTTGGAGAGTGTGATCTTCCCTTCTTGATATTGGCGTTCAAGccaatctttaaaa includes the following:
- the LOC120267326 gene encoding LOW QUALITY PROTEIN: uncharacterized protein LOC120267326 (The sequence of the model RefSeq protein was modified relative to this genomic sequence to represent the inferred CDS: deleted 2 bases in 1 codon); protein product: MIEEENVLPKKPLKKPDYNILAHLKKVPALLSMNDALMMSTEVRESLIHALQNPEEYQAYFAEINMTEAMYATHTVSISFTDEDLLLGTVEHNRPLYVTGSCDGIKINRILIDPGSSLNLMTLHTLRALALEICHLSPERIIIQGFNQHSQKALGSITLPLKFGKIISDVKFHVIDADASYKALLGRPWIHENRMVPSTLHQCMKYMVDGEEHRIDGEIQPFGVHEIHYEDTKYYLGISKGGKISNLMEKTLAKQSNAMSISKKKESALPHYGSDTESSGDENDTSQTRRSAQESTLHITRVPDGLCKSLDDLKVDTVEQLKTFYVLARNMDGRGILFYRVKNNKISNDDIIHIEQEEDSEIQPINFPSQYPKQLKRIVEEFGCKINWSKKSYQNFHQLWNHSHPDKRGVGYSEPSRYSCYMMESTEEEVVKMKSAPPELEDGGQATIDELIEINLGSDEDRRPTFLSAQLTEEQKESFKALLKEYIDCFAWNYNEMPGLENEVAVHRLAIDPNVTPVKQAPRKMKFVLEEKVIEETKKLIEANFYRGRKKYPDWVCSIVPREEKKNGEIRICVDFRDLNKACPKDDFPLPVMEIMIDNTSGYEMFSFMDGYSGYNQIKMHPDDEKHTAFRTPMGIYCYRVMPFGLKNAGATYQRAMTRIFDDLIHKVIECYVDDLVVKTNSKDKHLDDLRTVFIRLREHKLKMNPMKCAFGVLSVKFLGFIVRHRGIEIDPSKIKAIMEMPPPQTLKQLRSFQGRLAYIRRFISNLSGRCKPFSKLVKKNTPFKWDAECQKAFEDIKQYLLNPPVLAAPISGKPLILYTAALEGSLGAMLAQNNEDGKENALYYLSRMLIGAESKYTPIEKHCLALVFAVKKLRHYLLAHKIILISKIDPLKYLMTRPLLTGRLAKWVLILMEFDITYTPQKAIKGQALADFLAAHPLLDDSPLNYDLPDEETLTVEEAEWQLYFDGASSIKPALRYELPQIKTGIGLVFVTPEGVILRYALSLTESCTNNEAEYEALIAENPPSAVERGFKIGKMEKRFFGKNSEKSLQIRIMMKFKSL